Proteins from a genomic interval of Sulfurospirillum oryzae:
- a CDS encoding sensor histidine kinase — translation MAYAYDTIEVFNKNINVVHSGYYISDKNISANEAYTLFTSNAFYDLPQKAKSFGFDTKSYWYAFVVSIDSNASERFSLDIRTPSVDKSELYAFSNNALIKHELSSAFAPESKRTIKEFSTQFELLDTNNTITYLLKIDTKAPRFSAFAFGSQSEINETWSIHAFIFALTTGIFLFVSFFSLVLYAKLQDRIYLFYVLYIFGLYGSVVITSGHAKPIVQLLPVVGQFFVIMILQAQLVGLTFFSEKLLETKSKIPKIANVIRYLLYINIALSLAFPISPLFKALSFAMTIALFIALLVAAIKVFTRESKIVLYYLIATGIALALMIAFTLMHQGVISYGVFSSNFLTLALIWDMTFLSLAIVNRIELLQRESMENERILTLKSRQETLGELTGNVAHQWRSPLSKIGAIVSSMRAKLMFSEISKEETLDDLTRVSKILKHLSTTIETFQSFLIAKEKQEKFNVSHTLEEMIHWVQTKEIELRYTFEPECFVLGEQNEILQAILAIIQNAKEAIIESHVENGYISINLSKNESDVILTIKDNAGGIKLIPIEKVFAPYMSTKQNGTGIGLLLAKTIIEKRHKGKLWVKNDDEGAVFTIELPSH, via the coding sequence ATGGCATACGCATACGATACGATTGAGGTATTTAATAAAAATATTAATGTTGTGCATTCGGGTTATTATATCTCCGATAAAAATATTTCTGCAAACGAAGCCTATACGCTTTTTACGTCTAATGCTTTTTACGATCTACCACAAAAAGCTAAAAGTTTTGGATTTGATACCAAAAGTTATTGGTATGCTTTTGTTGTTTCCATCGATAGCAATGCTTCAGAGCGATTTTCTTTGGATATTAGAACACCGAGTGTTGATAAGTCAGAACTTTACGCTTTTTCCAACAACGCTTTAATCAAACATGAGCTCAGTAGCGCATTTGCACCAGAGTCAAAACGCACCATTAAGGAGTTTTCAACTCAATTTGAACTTCTTGATACCAACAACACCATTACGTATTTACTCAAAATCGACACGAAAGCGCCACGGTTTTCTGCTTTTGCTTTTGGATCACAAAGTGAAATAAATGAGACATGGTCTATACACGCTTTTATTTTTGCATTGACTACGGGGATCTTTTTATTTGTATCTTTTTTTAGCCTTGTTTTATATGCTAAGTTGCAAGACAGAATCTATCTTTTTTATGTGCTCTATATTTTTGGACTCTATGGCTCTGTTGTTATAACGTCTGGTCATGCCAAGCCTATAGTGCAATTACTTCCTGTCGTAGGACAGTTTTTTGTCATTATGATTTTACAAGCTCAACTTGTCGGGTTAACTTTTTTTAGCGAAAAACTTTTAGAGACAAAATCAAAGATACCAAAAATCGCAAACGTTATAAGATATTTACTGTATATCAATATAGCACTTTCCCTTGCTTTTCCTATCAGTCCATTGTTCAAAGCGCTTAGTTTTGCTATGACTATAGCTCTTTTTATTGCGCTTTTAGTTGCAGCCATCAAAGTATTTACTAGGGAATCCAAAATAGTGCTTTATTATTTAATTGCCACAGGCATAGCATTGGCGCTTATGATTGCTTTTACGCTCATGCATCAAGGCGTTATCTCTTATGGAGTGTTTAGTTCTAATTTTCTAACGCTAGCTTTGATTTGGGATATGACATTTTTATCTTTGGCCATTGTGAATAGAATAGAGTTGTTGCAGCGTGAAAGTATGGAAAATGAACGCATTTTAACGCTTAAATCCAGACAAGAGACTTTAGGAGAACTCACAGGCAATGTCGCACATCAATGGCGAAGCCCCTTGTCTAAAATTGGTGCCATCGTCTCTTCCATGCGTGCAAAACTAATGTTTTCCGAAATATCAAAAGAGGAAACCTTGGATGATCTTACAAGGGTCTCTAAAATTTTAAAACATCTTTCAACAACGATAGAAACCTTTCAGTCTTTCTTAATTGCAAAAGAGAAGCAAGAGAAATTTAATGTCTCACATACCCTTGAAGAAATGATACATTGGGTTCAAACGAAAGAGATAGAACTACGTTATACGTTTGAACCAGAGTGTTTTGTACTTGGTGAACAGAACGAAATTTTACAAGCTATTTTGGCCATTATTCAAAATGCCAAAGAGGCGATCATAGAGTCTCATGTAGAAAATGGGTATATCAGCATAAATCTTAGTAAAAATGAATCAGATGTAATCCTCACCATCAAAGACAATGCGGGTGGCATTAAACTGATACCGATTGAAAAAGTCTTTGCTCCGTATATGAGTACCAAACAAAATGGCACTGGCATAGGACTGCTTTTGGCAAAGACCATTATAGAAAAGCGTCACAAGGGTAAATTATGGGTCAAAAATGACGATGAAGGTGCTGTCTTTACGATTGAGTTGCCAAGTCACTAA
- a CDS encoding HlyD family secretion protein produces MLEKIKQYRLGVAILALVLMASGLIVNKLSAPKLAENLVQGSGRMDGDLVNLNAKYAGRIATLNIHEGEHVSVGQSIAVLASPEYEAQKAQIEAQINAKAQELSAKKTELEIASKTIPETLSKAKANFSIKQHQREELGKNIASQTSVLAQDKRDLERIKNLYEQNLIEKRQVETATLKHQTSGDFLSSLHQKREQLSLAINVANSELIEATAHQKTLHVMSQGLEALRSSLKALEASKTQIEAVINEMTLRSSIDGVVVEKIANQGEVIGAGSVVATLLDPNSLYLKIFVDTKQNGNLNVGNDAVIFLDGKPNEPILAKVVRIEQKAEFTPKEVSVPSDRIQRVFALHVKPLSVQPTLKLGIPAVGVVSMDGKGLPMSLKNVPE; encoded by the coding sequence ATGTTGGAAAAAATCAAACAGTATCGTTTAGGGGTGGCTATCTTAGCCTTGGTTTTAATGGCTTCGGGACTCATCGTCAATAAACTCAGCGCTCCCAAACTTGCCGAAAATCTCGTTCAAGGATCAGGTCGGATGGATGGTGATTTGGTCAATCTTAATGCCAAGTATGCAGGACGCATCGCTACTTTAAACATTCATGAGGGAGAACACGTTTCTGTTGGGCAAAGCATCGCCGTTCTTGCAAGCCCTGAGTATGAAGCGCAAAAGGCACAGATCGAAGCGCAAATCAATGCTAAAGCGCAGGAGCTTAGTGCAAAAAAGACAGAGCTAGAGATTGCTTCTAAAACCATTCCTGAAACACTTTCAAAAGCCAAAGCAAATTTTTCTATCAAACAACATCAACGTGAAGAACTGGGTAAAAACATCGCTTCTCAAACCAGTGTCCTTGCACAAGATAAACGCGATTTAGAGCGCATTAAAAACCTTTATGAGCAAAATCTCATCGAAAAACGCCAAGTCGAAACGGCAACTTTAAAACACCAAACCAGTGGAGATTTTCTTTCAAGCTTGCACCAAAAACGAGAACAACTTAGCCTTGCGATTAATGTAGCAAATAGCGAGCTGATCGAAGCAACAGCGCATCAAAAAACTTTACATGTAATGTCTCAAGGACTTGAAGCTTTGCGTTCATCCCTCAAAGCCTTAGAAGCTTCCAAAACACAGATCGAAGCGGTCATCAATGAGATGACACTGCGTTCTTCCATTGATGGTGTGGTCGTGGAAAAAATAGCCAACCAAGGTGAAGTCATCGGTGCTGGGAGTGTCGTGGCAACCCTGCTTGATCCAAACTCGCTCTACCTTAAAATCTTTGTCGATACTAAGCAAAACGGAAATCTCAACGTAGGCAATGACGCTGTTATTTTTTTAGATGGAAAACCCAATGAACCCATCCTCGCAAAAGTCGTGCGCATCGAGCAAAAAGCGGAGTTTACGCCTAAAGAGGTGAGCGTTCCGAGTGATCGTATTCAGAGAGTTTTTGCTTTACATGT
- a CDS encoding TolC family protein, with protein sequence MRLLLLFLLPLCLNAQTYTELLNLLEKSNSFKSAKELEGASQSLYQAAQSKNLPSLDATLSAIEFNEIPNMTLHLPSFPVTKADVGTRQHLEGALVLSYPLFTGFAISAAIDKAKLESEQASLKVTNLKRNLAMHVTQLFSTIVAEENVIEALLSSQSAMNQSYKKAKGFYDNGLLAQSELYAIEAKKYDIEAQLLHHQNQKNQLLNQLSFIVNTKIETLSGNTLHAFEVPSENVAKEMALNEREDLHVMIKAMDVAQSSVELAKSKNYPTLAMVGVLKRQGDSLELNGDGYTNADKSYVGLSASWNLFNGFSDAHNIDAARASKMSAFFNLEEYKQQVSLEVENTQLTIKTLEAQLQSAKLEAKASESYTNLTQGRFDNQLISADELSRAIATLATTKAKVATLQSELFNQTARLWLECGWSVFEKKALTQNL encoded by the coding sequence ATGCGACTTTTACTTCTCTTTTTACTCCCTTTGTGCCTTAACGCGCAAACCTACACTGAACTTTTAAATTTGTTGGAAAAAAGCAATAGCTTTAAAAGTGCTAAAGAACTTGAGGGCGCATCTCAGTCGCTCTACCAAGCAGCGCAAAGTAAAAACCTTCCTTCCCTTGATGCAACACTGAGTGCCATTGAGTTTAATGAAATTCCAAACATGACCCTACACCTTCCCTCTTTTCCTGTCACAAAAGCCGATGTTGGAACAAGGCAACATCTTGAAGGCGCACTGGTTTTAAGCTATCCACTTTTTACGGGTTTTGCTATCTCAGCCGCCATCGATAAAGCCAAATTGGAAAGTGAGCAAGCAAGCCTCAAAGTGACCAATCTCAAACGCAATCTTGCCATGCATGTCACCCAACTTTTCAGTACCATCGTTGCAGAAGAAAACGTTATTGAGGCACTTTTGAGTTCACAGTCTGCCATGAATCAATCCTATAAAAAAGCCAAAGGTTTTTATGACAATGGACTGCTAGCACAAAGCGAACTTTACGCTATTGAGGCTAAAAAGTATGACATTGAAGCACAACTGCTTCACCATCAAAATCAAAAAAATCAGCTTCTCAATCAGCTCTCATTTATTGTCAATACCAAAATAGAAACACTTTCAGGCAACACGCTTCACGCTTTTGAAGTACCAAGCGAAAATGTCGCTAAAGAGATGGCTTTAAATGAACGCGAAGATTTACATGTAATGATAAAAGCAATGGATGTCGCGCAAAGCAGTGTAGAGTTAGCCAAAAGTAAAAACTACCCAACACTTGCAATGGTAGGCGTTTTAAAACGACAAGGTGACTCACTTGAACTAAATGGCGATGGTTACACCAATGCCGATAAAAGCTATGTGGGGCTGAGTGCTTCGTGGAATCTTTTTAATGGCTTTAGCGATGCGCACAACATCGATGCGGCACGTGCTTCCAAAATGTCCGCGTTTTTCAATCTTGAAGAGTACAAACAACAAGTGAGTTTAGAGGTAGAAAATACCCAGTTAACGATCAAAACACTCGAAGCTCAGTTACAAAGTGCCAAACTTGAAGCGAAAGCCAGCGAATCATACACCAACCTCACACAAGGTCGCTTTGACAACCAACTCATCAGTGCCGATGAACTCAGCCGTGCCATCGCCACCTTAGCGACGACAAAAGCTAAAGTGGCAACACTGCAAAGTGAACTCTTTAACCAAACTGCACGCCTCTGGTTAGAGTGTGGTTGGAGTGTTTTTGAGAAAAAAGCACTTACCCAAAATCTGTAA
- a CDS encoding response regulator transcription factor yields MNYDLQRLKNLTVLVAEDDTAVLNDMAQMLSIFFKEVLQASNGEEAFRLFDANKPDMVLSDIQMPLTDGVSFAKKIRMIDATTPILFISSYSEGSALIQAVNCGVDGYIVKPIELEEVLQAISKSLRRTEIPKKNIVYFKNALVYNYATKVLTQNGLCIDLGAKEHALLSLFLQNRNRTLTKKEIVDEIWSLDEISDSAFKSLLTRLRKKIGEGSIENDKNNGWRLVLDL; encoded by the coding sequence ATGAACTATGATTTACAGAGACTCAAAAATTTAACAGTGTTGGTAGCAGAAGACGATACGGCAGTTTTAAACGATATGGCACAAATGCTTTCGATCTTTTTTAAAGAGGTATTACAAGCATCTAATGGCGAAGAAGCCTTTAGACTTTTTGATGCGAACAAGCCAGATATGGTTTTAAGTGATATTCAAATGCCTTTAACGGATGGGGTATCATTTGCTAAAAAAATAAGAATGATCGATGCTACAACACCGATACTCTTTATAAGTTCGTATTCTGAAGGTTCAGCACTTATACAAGCTGTCAATTGCGGGGTTGACGGTTATATTGTGAAGCCTATTGAACTGGAAGAAGTACTACAAGCCATTAGCAAAAGTCTAAGACGTACAGAGATACCAAAAAAAAATATAGTTTATTTTAAAAACGCTCTAGTCTATAACTATGCTACAAAAGTGTTGACGCAAAATGGTCTTTGCATTGATCTTGGAGCGAAAGAGCATGCTTTGCTTTCTCTTTTCTTACAGAACCGAAACAGAACGCTTACAAAAAAAGAAATCGTGGATGAGATCTGGTCTTTGGATGAAATATCTGACAGTGCTTTTAAAAGTCTTTTAACCCGTTTGCGTAAAAAAATAGGCGAAGGAAGTATCGAAAATGACAAAAATAATGGTTGGAGATTAGTATTAGACTTATAG